A single region of the Kocuria rosea genome encodes:
- a CDS encoding tyrosine-protein phosphatase gives MHAQPGTPAAWDGALNARRLAGDVWRMGRSERLSPSGWRAAAADGVRTVVDLRNADERRRRPTDPADDPAARAGITVLHRPTEDPAHPQFPLVGTPYLHHPRGYRDYLRLFPAFLAEAVRAVATAEGAVVVHCSAGRDRTGVLALLLLGLAGAPPERLVAEDEAAARGINEWHRVSPVPHPVERHHPEHELAPLLAGRRAALEELLDGFDAERWLVDAGLSPEELAALRRRLHGPS, from the coding sequence ATGCACGCACAGCCCGGGACCCCCGCCGCGTGGGACGGCGCGCTCAACGCCCGGCGCCTGGCCGGCGACGTGTGGCGGATGGGCCGCTCCGAGCGGCTGAGCCCCTCGGGGTGGCGCGCCGCCGCGGCGGACGGGGTGCGCACGGTCGTGGACCTGCGCAACGCGGACGAGCGGCGGCGCCGGCCCACGGACCCCGCGGACGACCCGGCCGCCCGCGCCGGCATCACGGTCCTGCACCGCCCCACCGAGGACCCCGCCCATCCGCAGTTCCCGCTGGTGGGCACGCCCTACCTCCACCACCCGCGCGGCTACCGCGACTACCTGCGGCTGTTCCCGGCCTTCCTGGCCGAGGCGGTGCGGGCGGTGGCGACCGCCGAGGGCGCCGTGGTGGTGCACTGCTCGGCCGGCCGCGACCGCACCGGGGTGCTCGCGCTGCTGCTCCTGGGGCTGGCCGGAGCGCCCCCGGAGCGCCTCGTCGCGGAGGACGAGGCCGCCGCGCGCGGGATCAACGAGTGGCACCGCGTCTCGCCCGTCCCCCACCCGGTCGAGCGCCACCACCCCGAGCACGAGCTCGCCCCGCTGCTCGCGGGGCGTCGCGCGGCCCTCGAGGAGCTGCTGGACGGGTTCGACGCCGAGCGCTGGCTCGTGGACGCCGGGCTGTCGCCCGAGGAGCTGGCCGCCCTGCGCCGGCGGCTCCACGGCCCGTCCTGA
- a CDS encoding thiolase family protein — protein MPATPQALLVGGARTPVGRYGGALASVRPDDLAALVVRHAVTDAGIDPHDVDEVILGNANGAGEENRNVARMAWLLAGFPDTVPGITVNRLCASGLSAIIMASHMIKAGAADIVVAGGVESMSRAPWVMEKPAKAFAKPGDVFDTSIGWRFTNPEFKKQDKMTYSMPETAEEVAIVDGISREDADAFAVASHEKAIAAIDAGRFAPEIVPVTVTGRKGATTVVDTDEGPRPGTTMDALAKLRPVVDHGTVVTAGNASSLNDGASAILVVSERAAEKYGLAARARIVDGASAGVAPEIMGIGPVPATQKVLGRTGWGIGDLGAVELNEAFASQSLACIRRLGLDAGTVNNDGGAIALGHPLGSSGSRLVVTLLGRMEREGADRGLATMCVGVGQGTAMLVEKL, from the coding sequence ATGCCCGCAACCCCTCAGGCCCTCCTCGTCGGCGGGGCCCGCACCCCGGTGGGCCGCTACGGCGGCGCGCTGGCGAGCGTGCGCCCCGACGACCTCGCCGCCCTCGTGGTCAGGCACGCGGTGACCGACGCCGGGATCGACCCGCACGACGTCGACGAGGTGATCCTCGGCAACGCCAACGGCGCCGGCGAGGAGAACCGCAACGTCGCCCGCATGGCCTGGCTGCTCGCCGGCTTCCCCGACACCGTCCCCGGCATCACCGTCAACCGGCTCTGCGCCTCCGGGCTCTCGGCCATCATCATGGCCTCCCACATGATCAAGGCCGGCGCCGCCGACATCGTCGTCGCCGGCGGCGTGGAGTCCATGTCCCGGGCCCCCTGGGTGATGGAGAAGCCGGCCAAGGCGTTCGCGAAGCCCGGCGACGTCTTCGACACCTCCATCGGCTGGCGCTTCACCAACCCCGAGTTCAAGAAGCAGGACAAGATGACCTACTCGATGCCGGAGACGGCCGAGGAGGTCGCGATCGTCGACGGGATCTCGCGCGAGGACGCCGACGCCTTCGCCGTGGCCTCCCACGAGAAGGCGATCGCCGCGATCGACGCCGGGCGCTTCGCCCCCGAGATCGTCCCGGTGACCGTCACGGGCCGCAAGGGTGCGACGACCGTCGTCGACACGGACGAGGGCCCCCGCCCGGGCACCACGATGGACGCCCTCGCGAAGCTGCGTCCCGTGGTGGACCACGGGACGGTCGTCACCGCCGGCAACGCCTCCTCCCTCAACGACGGCGCCTCGGCGATCCTCGTGGTCTCCGAGCGCGCGGCCGAGAAGTACGGGCTGGCCGCCCGGGCCCGGATCGTCGACGGCGCCTCCGCCGGCGTGGCCCCGGAGATCATGGGCATCGGCCCTGTCCCCGCCACCCAGAAGGTGCTCGGGCGCACCGGGTGGGGCATCGGCGACCTCGGGGCGGTCGAGCTCAACGAGGCCTTCGCCTCCCAGTCCCTGGCCTGCATCCGCCGCCTCGGCCTCGACGCCGGCACCGTCAACAACGACGGCGGGGCGATCGCGCTCGGCCACCCCCTGGGCTCCTCCGGCTCCCGGCTCGTGGTGACGCTGCTGGGCCGGATGGAGCGCGAGGGCGCCGACCGCGGCCTGGCCACCATGTGCGTGGGCGTGGGCCAGGGCACCGCGATGCTCGTGGAGAAGCTCTGA
- the paaA gene encoding 1,2-phenylacetyl-CoA epoxidase subunit PaaA, whose amino-acid sequence MTTQNTGLHAVPAADAAEQAELDRAGEQHFDRIIAEDSRIEPRDWMPAAYRKTLVRQVSQHAHSEIIGMQPEGNWISRAPSLKRKAILMAKVQDEAGHGLYLYSAAETLGTPRSELNQQLLDGRAKYSSIFNYPARTWADMGAIGWLVDGAAIANQVPLCRASYGPYGRAMVRICKEESFHQRQGWEILYELSHGTPAQKQMAQDAVNRFYGPSLQMFGPPDDDSPNSKQSMAWNIKRFSNDELRQRFVDMIVEQAAALDLTLPDPDLKWNEERGHYDYGPLDWDEFKAVVGGRGPCNLQRMQRRRTAHEDGAWVREAAAAYARKTAAERASAELIGA is encoded by the coding sequence ATGACTACGCAGAACACGGGGCTCCACGCCGTGCCCGCCGCGGACGCGGCCGAGCAGGCGGAGCTGGACCGCGCGGGCGAGCAGCACTTCGACCGCATCATCGCCGAGGACTCCCGGATCGAGCCGCGCGACTGGATGCCCGCCGCCTACCGCAAGACCCTGGTCCGCCAGGTCTCGCAGCACGCCCACTCCGAGATCATCGGCATGCAGCCGGAGGGCAACTGGATCTCCCGGGCGCCGTCCCTCAAGCGCAAGGCCATCCTCATGGCCAAGGTGCAGGACGAGGCCGGCCACGGGCTGTACCTCTACTCCGCCGCCGAGACCCTGGGCACCCCCCGCTCCGAGCTCAACCAGCAGCTGCTGGACGGCCGGGCCAAGTACTCCTCGATCTTCAACTACCCCGCGCGCACCTGGGCCGACATGGGCGCCATCGGCTGGCTCGTGGACGGCGCGGCGATCGCCAACCAGGTCCCGCTGTGCCGGGCCTCCTACGGCCCCTACGGCCGGGCCATGGTCCGCATCTGCAAGGAGGAGTCCTTCCACCAGCGCCAGGGCTGGGAGATCCTCTACGAGCTCTCCCACGGCACGCCCGCCCAGAAGCAGATGGCCCAGGACGCCGTGAACCGCTTCTACGGCCCCTCGCTGCAGATGTTCGGCCCCCCGGACGACGACTCGCCCAACTCGAAGCAGTCCATGGCGTGGAACATCAAGCGCTTCTCCAACGACGAGCTGCGCCAGCGCTTCGTGGACATGATCGTGGAGCAGGCCGCGGCACTGGACCTGACCCTGCCGGACCCGGACCTCAAGTGGAACGAGGAGCGCGGCCACTACGACTACGGACCGCTGGACTGGGACGAGTTCAAGGCCGTCGTCGGCGGCCGGGGCCCGTGCAACCTCCAGCGCATGCAGCGCCGCCGCACGGCGCACGAGGACGGCGCCTGGGTCCGCGAGGCCGCCGCCGCCTACGCCCGCAAGACCGCCGCGGAGCGCGCCTCCGCCGAACTCATCGGAGCCTGA
- a CDS encoding TetR/AcrR family transcriptional regulator, whose amino-acid sequence MTHAPAPAPPDGAAPRRGRPGYDRETLLAVCVEVFNVHGYDATSMGTLSKHLGISKSAIYHHVESKEEILEQALGRALDALEEVLAAAERTQAPAVERLEQVIRGTVHVLVEQMPYVTLLLRLRGNSEVETRALERRRTVTRRVGALIEQAQAEGDLRRDLSGRSASRLLLGMINSIVDWYRPDPDRADDGLADTVVALAFSGLRAS is encoded by the coding sequence ATGACGCACGCACCGGCGCCCGCCCCTCCGGACGGCGCGGCCCCGCGCCGGGGCCGGCCCGGCTACGACCGCGAGACGCTGCTCGCCGTGTGCGTGGAGGTCTTCAACGTGCACGGCTACGACGCCACGTCGATGGGAACGCTGTCCAAGCACCTGGGGATCTCCAAGTCCGCGATCTACCACCACGTGGAGTCCAAGGAGGAGATCCTCGAGCAGGCGCTGGGCCGGGCCCTCGACGCGCTCGAGGAGGTCCTGGCCGCCGCCGAGCGGACGCAGGCCCCGGCGGTCGAGCGGCTCGAGCAGGTGATCCGCGGGACCGTGCACGTGCTCGTGGAGCAGATGCCGTACGTGACCCTGCTGCTGCGGCTGCGGGGCAACTCGGAGGTCGAGACGAGGGCGCTCGAGCGCCGCCGCACGGTCACCCGCCGGGTCGGCGCGCTCATCGAGCAGGCGCAGGCGGAGGGCGACCTGCGCCGCGACCTCAGCGGCCGGTCCGCCTCGCGGCTGCTCCTGGGCATGATCAACTCGATCGTCGACTGGTACCGGCCGGACCCGGACAGGGCCGACGACGGGCTGGCCGACACCGTGGTCGCGCTCGCCTTCTCGGGGCTGCGGGCCTCCTGA
- a CDS encoding hotdog fold thioesterase — protein sequence MSQGHPILAGDRTSRWMGITVDRAEYGHAQIRMTLREEMLNGFGIAHGGMVFAFADTCFALACNDPAGDGTTITVAAGVDINFLASAYRGQELTAVGTVRAQAGRSGVYDIQVLADGRLIAEFRGRSRTIPNPALRAAKPAERPAEDPAGDPAAQPVLQSAQPSAPQPEEV from the coding sequence ATGTCCCAGGGCCATCCGATCCTCGCGGGGGACCGCACCTCGCGCTGGATGGGCATCACCGTGGACCGTGCCGAGTACGGCCACGCCCAGATCCGCATGACCCTGCGGGAGGAGATGCTCAACGGGTTCGGCATCGCCCACGGCGGCATGGTCTTCGCCTTCGCGGACACCTGCTTCGCCCTCGCCTGCAACGACCCCGCCGGGGACGGCACCACCATCACGGTGGCCGCGGGAGTGGACATCAACTTCCTCGCCTCGGCCTACCGCGGGCAGGAGCTCACCGCCGTGGGGACCGTGCGCGCCCAGGCGGGGCGCAGCGGCGTCTACGACATCCAGGTCCTGGCCGACGGCCGGCTCATCGCCGAGTTCCGGGGCCGCAGCCGCACCATCCCCAACCCCGCCCTCCGCGCGGCGAAGCCCGCGGAGCGCCCTGCCGAGGACCCTGCCGGGGACCCGGCCGCGCAGCCCGTCCTGCAGTCCGCCCAGCCGTCCGCCCCGCAGCCCGAGGAAGTCTGA
- a CDS encoding enoyl-CoA hydratase/isomerase family protein has protein sequence MVGPSEILGAEFTALRLEEREDRLHVVLDRPAVRNAIDATMVEELHTVCSHLERHPKILILSGTEVNGRGVFASGADIAQLRERRRDDALAGINSRIFDRIHRLPMPVIAAIDGYALGGGAELAYAADFRIATPHLTIGQPETNLGIIAAAGGLWRLKELVGEAVALDILLAGRLLGADEALALHLVTELHEPAELVGAAHALADRISAQDPLAVRISKRVFAAPPSAHPHIDELAQAVLFESEAKFDRMQAFLDRKKNKK, from the coding sequence ATGGTCGGGCCCAGCGAGATCCTCGGCGCGGAGTTCACCGCCCTGCGGCTCGAGGAGCGCGAGGACCGCCTGCACGTGGTCCTGGACCGCCCCGCCGTGCGCAACGCCATCGACGCGACCATGGTCGAGGAGCTGCACACCGTGTGCAGCCACCTCGAGCGGCACCCGAAGATCCTGATACTCTCCGGCACCGAGGTGAACGGCCGGGGGGTCTTCGCCTCCGGCGCCGACATCGCGCAGCTGCGGGAACGCCGCCGCGACGACGCCCTGGCCGGGATCAACTCCCGGATCTTCGACCGGATCCACAGGCTGCCCATGCCGGTGATCGCCGCGATCGACGGCTACGCCCTGGGCGGCGGCGCGGAGCTGGCCTACGCCGCGGACTTCCGCATCGCCACCCCGCACCTCACGATCGGCCAGCCGGAGACGAACCTGGGCATCATCGCCGCCGCCGGCGGGCTGTGGCGGCTCAAGGAGCTGGTCGGCGAGGCGGTCGCCCTGGACATCCTGCTCGCCGGCCGGCTCCTCGGCGCGGACGAGGCCCTGGCCCTGCACCTCGTCACCGAGCTGCACGAGCCCGCGGAGCTCGTCGGCGCCGCGCACGCGCTCGCCGACCGGATCAGCGCCCAGGACCCCCTGGCCGTGCGGATCTCCAAGCGGGTCTTCGCGGCGCCCCCGTCCGCCCACCCGCACATCGACGAGCTGGCCCAGGCCGTGCTCTTCGAGTCGGAGGCGAAGTTCGACCGCATGCAGGCCTTCCTGGACCGCAAGAAGAACAAGAAGTAG
- a CDS encoding 3-hydroxyacyl-CoA dehydrogenase family protein has translation MTEMHALAVPAVVGVLGGGRMGAGIAHAFLLAGARVTVVERDGQAAEAARERIERDLAKSLERGGVDGNLDEWAENLTVSLDHADFADCELVVEAVPEAWDLKVTALQEVERHLAETAWLATNTSSLSVDGLAEQLGRPERFCGLHFFNPVPASKLVEVVNSKHTGEELRRLSVQWVEGLGKTPVVVNDAPGFASSRLGVAIALEAIRMVEEGVASPADIDNAMVLGYRFPVGPLALTDIVGLDVRLGIAEYLESQLGPRFAPPQLMRDMVARGELGRKTGKGFFDYDQ, from the coding sequence ATGACCGAGATGCACGCACTGGCCGTTCCCGCCGTCGTCGGCGTCCTGGGCGGAGGCCGCATGGGCGCAGGCATCGCCCACGCCTTCCTGCTCGCCGGGGCGAGGGTGACCGTGGTGGAGCGGGACGGGCAGGCAGCGGAGGCCGCCCGCGAGCGGATCGAGCGGGACCTCGCCAAGTCCCTGGAGCGCGGGGGCGTGGACGGCAACCTGGACGAGTGGGCCGAGAACCTGACCGTCTCCCTCGACCACGCCGACTTCGCGGACTGCGAGCTCGTCGTCGAGGCCGTCCCCGAGGCGTGGGACCTGAAGGTCACGGCCTTGCAGGAGGTCGAGCGCCACCTCGCCGAGACCGCGTGGCTGGCCACCAACACCTCCTCGCTGTCCGTGGACGGGCTGGCCGAGCAGCTGGGACGCCCCGAGCGGTTCTGCGGGCTGCACTTCTTCAACCCCGTGCCGGCCTCGAAGCTCGTGGAGGTCGTGAACTCGAAGCACACCGGCGAGGAGCTCAGGCGGCTCTCGGTGCAGTGGGTCGAGGGCCTCGGCAAGACCCCGGTGGTCGTCAACGACGCCCCCGGCTTCGCCTCGTCGCGGCTGGGCGTGGCGATCGCCCTCGAGGCCATCCGGATGGTCGAGGAGGGCGTGGCCTCTCCCGCCGACATCGACAACGCCATGGTCCTGGGCTACAGGTTCCCGGTCGGCCCCCTGGCCCTGACGGACATCGTGGGCCTGGACGTGCGCCTGGGCATCGCCGAGTACCTCGAGTCGCAGCTCGGCCCGCGCTTCGCCCCCCCGCAGCTGATGCGGGACATGGTGGCCCGCGGCGAGCTCGGCCGCAAGACCGGCAAGGGCTTCTTCGACTACGACCAGTAG
- the paaZ gene encoding phenylacetic acid degradation bifunctional protein PaaZ gives MRATDRPPARTRAKGPRTVAAQTQTILPSYLRGRWWSPENPQKVTEVADASTGEVVARVSTDGIDIASAVDYGRTAGQRSLGELTIHERALKLKELAQYLTEHKQELYDVSYSTGATLKDHFFDVDGGIGTLFTFSSKGRRELPNANVVVDGAVEQLSKDGSFLGEHIYTRMPGVAVQINAFNFPVWGMLEKFAPAFIAGMPTLVKPATPTGYVTAACVRLMIDSGILPEGSLQLVSGSARDLLDHLDYRDHVAFTGSAGTAQSLRHHENVIDGGVRFTAETDSLNAAILGPDATPETPEFDAFVKAVFVEITSKAGQKCTAIRRVIVPQDRVEDVVAAVAERVQQRVVIGDPRTEGVTMGALASKEQQGEVRKAVERLVAAGGTVRLGGPDASVGDADTGAGAFFPVTVLSFDDPDTPEVHFVEAFGPVTSVLGYTDVDDAVRLAALGGGSLVATVCTNDGATAARFTAGIGSHHGRVHFLNRQDAKTSTGHGSPMPHLVHGGPGRAGGGEELGGVRGVKHYMQRTAIQGPPDILTAVTGVWHRGAAANTVTREAVENGTGEHPFRKSLETLRIGDQFASELRTVTLEDITEFAEKTGDTFYAHTDEKAATANPFFPRRVAHGYLLVSWAAGLFVEPAPGPVLANYGLENLRFITPVTYDDHIRVTLTAKQITPRVTDEYGEVCWDAILHNQHDEIVATYDVLTLVAKTWPTA, from the coding sequence ATGCGGGCGACGGACCGGCCGCCCGCGCGCACCCGAGCGAAAGGACCACGCACCGTGGCAGCACAGACCCAGACCATCCTTCCCAGCTACCTGAGGGGCCGGTGGTGGTCGCCGGAGAACCCGCAGAAGGTGACGGAGGTGGCCGACGCCTCGACCGGCGAGGTCGTGGCGCGCGTGTCCACGGACGGCATCGACATCGCCTCCGCCGTGGACTACGGCCGGACCGCGGGGCAGCGCTCCCTCGGGGAGCTCACCATCCACGAGCGGGCGCTCAAGCTCAAGGAGCTCGCCCAGTACCTCACCGAGCACAAGCAGGAGCTCTACGACGTCTCCTACTCGACCGGGGCCACGCTGAAGGACCACTTCTTCGACGTGGACGGCGGCATCGGCACCCTCTTCACGTTCTCCTCCAAGGGCCGGCGCGAGCTGCCCAACGCCAACGTCGTCGTGGACGGGGCGGTGGAGCAGCTCTCCAAGGACGGGTCCTTCCTGGGCGAGCACATCTACACCCGCATGCCCGGCGTCGCCGTGCAGATCAACGCGTTCAACTTCCCGGTGTGGGGCATGCTCGAGAAGTTCGCCCCCGCCTTCATCGCCGGCATGCCGACCCTGGTGAAGCCGGCCACGCCGACCGGCTACGTCACGGCCGCCTGCGTGCGCCTGATGATCGACTCCGGCATCCTGCCGGAGGGCTCCCTGCAGCTGGTCTCCGGCTCCGCCCGGGACCTGCTCGACCACCTGGACTACCGCGACCACGTGGCCTTCACCGGCTCCGCCGGCACCGCGCAGTCGCTGCGCCACCACGAGAACGTCATCGACGGCGGAGTGCGCTTCACCGCCGAGACGGACTCCCTCAACGCCGCGATCCTCGGCCCCGACGCCACCCCGGAGACCCCGGAGTTCGACGCCTTCGTGAAGGCGGTGTTCGTCGAGATCACCTCCAAGGCCGGGCAGAAGTGCACGGCCATCCGGCGCGTCATCGTCCCGCAGGACCGCGTGGAGGACGTCGTGGCCGCCGTCGCCGAGCGCGTGCAGCAGCGCGTGGTCATCGGCGACCCCCGCACCGAGGGCGTCACCATGGGCGCCCTGGCCTCCAAGGAGCAGCAGGGCGAGGTCCGCAAGGCCGTGGAGCGCCTGGTCGCCGCCGGCGGCACCGTCCGCCTGGGCGGCCCGGACGCCTCCGTCGGCGACGCCGACACCGGGGCGGGCGCCTTCTTCCCCGTCACGGTGCTGTCCTTCGACGACCCGGACACCCCGGAGGTGCACTTCGTCGAGGCCTTCGGCCCCGTCACCTCCGTGCTCGGCTACACCGACGTCGACGACGCCGTGCGGCTCGCCGCGCTCGGCGGCGGCTCGCTCGTGGCGACCGTGTGCACGAACGACGGCGCGACCGCCGCCCGGTTCACCGCGGGCATCGGCTCGCACCACGGGCGCGTGCACTTCCTCAACCGCCAGGACGCGAAGACCTCCACCGGCCACGGCTCCCCCATGCCGCACCTGGTCCACGGCGGCCCCGGCCGCGCCGGCGGCGGCGAGGAGCTGGGCGGCGTGCGCGGCGTCAAGCACTACATGCAGCGCACCGCGATCCAGGGGCCCCCGGACATCCTCACGGCGGTGACCGGGGTCTGGCACCGGGGCGCCGCGGCGAACACCGTGACCCGCGAGGCGGTCGAGAACGGCACCGGCGAGCACCCGTTCCGCAAGTCCCTGGAGACGCTGCGGATCGGCGACCAGTTCGCCTCCGAGCTGCGCACCGTGACCCTCGAGGACATCACCGAGTTCGCCGAGAAGACCGGCGACACCTTCTACGCGCACACCGACGAGAAGGCCGCCACGGCCAACCCGTTCTTCCCGCGCCGGGTGGCCCACGGCTACCTGCTGGTCTCCTGGGCCGCCGGGCTGTTCGTGGAGCCCGCCCCCGGTCCCGTCCTGGCGAACTACGGCCTGGAGAACCTGCGCTTCATCACGCCGGTGACCTACGACGACCACATCCGGGTGACCCTCACCGCCAAGCAGATCACCCCGCGGGTCACCGACGAGTACGGCGAGGTCTGCTGGGACGCGATCCTGCACAACCAGCACGACGAGATCGTGGCGACCTACGACGTGCTGACCCTGGTCGCGAAGACCTGGCCCACCGCCTGA
- a CDS encoding phenylacetate--CoA ligase family protein yields the protein MTECSVPNPYTPAPAPADRSQPDPEETMSRDQIESLQVERLRWTLHHAYENVAAYTELFDAHGVHPGDFKELEDLRLFPYTDKEFLRKAYPFKSLAVPMSEVRRIHASSGTTGQPTVVAYTQNDIDTWAGLVARCFRLSGVRPGDKVHNAYGYGLFTGGLGAHYGAERLGCAVIPMSGGQTEKQVQMIRDFQPEAILSTPTYLLTIADGFRKLGLDPRETSLRTAVLGAEPWTEEMRREIETAFDVDACDIYGLSEVMGPGVAGESAASKDGSHIWEDHFRPEIIDPFTDEVQDTGRPGELVFTALTKEALPIIRYRTHDLTRLLPGTDRPGHRRMGRITGRSDDMIILRGVNLFPSQIEELALQVPELSPHFTLEITRPHRMDQMTINIERREQVTVEAAEAGGQKLLHAIKTKIGSSASIRIAEPGTLARSSGKLRRVYDHRKDA from the coding sequence ATGACCGAGTGCTCCGTCCCGAACCCCTACACCCCCGCCCCCGCCCCGGCGGACCGGTCGCAGCCGGACCCCGAGGAGACGATGAGCCGGGACCAGATCGAGTCCCTGCAGGTCGAGCGGCTGCGCTGGACCCTGCACCACGCCTACGAGAACGTCGCCGCCTACACGGAGCTCTTCGACGCGCACGGCGTGCACCCCGGCGACTTCAAGGAGCTCGAGGACCTCCGGCTCTTCCCGTACACGGACAAGGAGTTCCTGCGGAAGGCGTATCCGTTCAAGTCCCTCGCGGTGCCGATGTCCGAGGTCCGGCGGATCCACGCCTCCTCCGGCACCACCGGGCAGCCCACCGTGGTGGCCTACACGCAGAACGACATCGACACCTGGGCGGGCCTCGTGGCCCGCTGCTTCCGGCTCTCGGGCGTGCGCCCCGGGGACAAGGTGCACAACGCCTACGGCTACGGTCTGTTCACGGGCGGGCTCGGTGCCCACTACGGCGCCGAGCGCCTGGGCTGCGCCGTCATCCCGATGTCCGGCGGGCAGACCGAGAAGCAGGTCCAGATGATCCGGGACTTCCAGCCCGAGGCCATCCTCTCGACCCCCACCTACCTGCTGACCATCGCCGACGGCTTCAGGAAGCTCGGCCTGGACCCGCGGGAGACGTCGTTGCGCACCGCGGTGCTCGGGGCGGAGCCCTGGACCGAGGAGATGCGCCGCGAGATCGAGACGGCCTTCGACGTCGACGCGTGCGACATCTACGGCCTCTCCGAGGTCATGGGCCCCGGCGTGGCCGGCGAGTCCGCCGCGTCCAAGGACGGCTCGCACATCTGGGAGGACCACTTCCGCCCCGAGATCATCGACCCGTTCACGGACGAGGTCCAGGACACGGGCCGGCCCGGCGAGCTCGTCTTCACGGCGCTCACCAAGGAGGCCCTGCCGATCATCCGCTACCGCACCCACGACCTGACCCGACTGCTGCCCGGCACGGACCGGCCCGGGCACCGGCGGATGGGTCGGATCACGGGCCGCTCCGACGACATGATCATCCTGCGCGGGGTCAACCTGTTCCCCTCCCAGATCGAGGAGCTCGCCCTGCAGGTGCCGGAGCTGAGCCCGCACTTCACGCTCGAGATCACCCGTCCGCACCGGATGGACCAGATGACCATCAACATCGAGCGGCGCGAGCAGGTGACCGTCGAGGCCGCCGAGGCGGGCGGCCAGAAGCTCCTGCACGCCATCAAGACGAAGATCGGCTCCTCGGCCTCGATCCGGATCGCCGAGCCGGGGACCCTCGCCCGGTCCTCCGGCAAGCTGCGCCGCGTCTACGACCACCGCAAGGACGCGTGA
- a CDS encoding PaaI family thioesterase, with protein sequence MTTTETHEPWRIVLGELDEKMGVTVLEESAERVVASMPVEGNRQSLGLLHGGAMVALGEAVGSWAAVIHASTMGKVAVGVDVNATHHRSSRTGTVTATATALQLGRSLTCHEVVLEHEDGARLCTVRITNFLKDKPQQATNPAEG encoded by the coding sequence ATGACCACGACCGAGACCCACGAGCCCTGGCGCATCGTCCTGGGCGAGCTCGACGAGAAGATGGGCGTCACCGTCCTCGAGGAGTCGGCGGAGCGCGTGGTCGCCTCCATGCCCGTCGAGGGCAACCGCCAGTCGCTGGGCCTGCTCCACGGCGGCGCCATGGTGGCCCTCGGCGAGGCCGTCGGTTCCTGGGCCGCGGTGATCCACGCCTCCACGATGGGCAAGGTCGCCGTGGGCGTGGACGTCAACGCCACCCACCACCGGTCGTCCCGCACGGGCACCGTGACCGCCACGGCCACCGCCCTGCAGCTCGGACGCTCCCTCACGTGCCACGAGGTGGTCCTCGAGCACGAGGACGGCGCCCGGCTGTGCACCGTGCGGATCACGAACTTCCTCAAGGACAAGCCGCAGCAGGCCACGAACCCCGCCGAGGGCTAG
- a CDS encoding MBL fold metallo-hydrolase, whose amino-acid sequence MGTTKSFASSADLGEKQKTLEILAEGVYALTAEGDPNIGAIEGEDFLVCFEALATPVVAAEWLTELRKHTDKPIRYLVLSHYHAVRVLGASAFHAETIVAHENTYDLIVERGKEDWASEFGRMPRLAKGADTVPGLTWPTVTFRDKLTIDLGGDRGDLVLQHFGRGHTEGDIVAWLPQQKILFAGDLVEAEAALYTGDAFHRDWASHTLDAVKALGAEQLVGGRGAVSRGREAVDAAIEQTRRFLDVMIEEVGTVQKNGGTLKDAFEAVHTALYDDFGHWPIFEHCLPFDVSRLWDELSGIERPVIWTAERDREVWDQLQNG is encoded by the coding sequence ATGGGCACCACCAAGTCGTTCGCGTCCTCGGCGGACCTCGGCGAGAAGCAGAAGACCCTCGAGATCCTGGCCGAGGGCGTCTACGCCCTCACGGCCGAGGGGGACCCGAACATCGGGGCGATCGAGGGGGAGGACTTCCTGGTCTGCTTCGAGGCCCTGGCCACCCCCGTGGTGGCCGCCGAGTGGCTGACGGAGCTGCGGAAGCACACCGACAAGCCGATCCGCTACCTGGTGCTCTCCCACTACCACGCGGTGCGCGTGCTCGGCGCCTCGGCCTTCCACGCCGAGACGATCGTCGCCCACGAGAACACCTACGACCTCATCGTGGAGCGCGGCAAGGAGGACTGGGCCTCCGAGTTCGGCCGCATGCCGCGCCTGGCCAAGGGCGCGGACACCGTCCCGGGCCTGACCTGGCCCACGGTGACCTTCCGGGACAAGCTGACCATCGACCTCGGCGGGGACCGCGGGGACCTCGTGCTCCAGCACTTCGGCCGCGGCCACACCGAGGGCGACATCGTCGCCTGGCTGCCCCAGCAGAAGATCCTCTTCGCCGGGGACCTGGTCGAGGCCGAGGCCGCCCTCTACACCGGGGACGCCTTCCACCGCGACTGGGCGAGCCACACCCTCGACGCCGTCAAGGCGCTGGGTGCGGAGCAGCTCGTGGGCGGGCGCGGGGCGGTCTCGAGGGGCCGGGAGGCCGTGGACGCGGCGATCGAGCAGACCCGCCGCTTCCTGGACGTCATGATCGAGGAGGTCGGCACCGTCCAGAAGAACGGCGGGACGCTCAAGGACGCCTTCGAGGCCGTGCACACCGCCCTCTACGACGACTTCGGCCACTGGCCGATCTTCGAGCACTGCCTGCCCTTCGACGTCTCCCGGCTGTGGGACGAGCTCTCGGGCATCGAGCGGCCCGTCATCTGGACCGCCGAGCGCGACCGCGAGGTCTGGGACCAGCTCCAGAACGGCTGA